A window from Sediminispirochaeta bajacaliforniensis DSM 16054 encodes these proteins:
- a CDS encoding SH3 domain-containing protein, whose product MRRYFLTLLYISVFVFGIFLGSCSRSEEPMPNLKLPPTPILESRARYAVIISSHLRLRSGPSIESKVKETLWKGSVMEVVGKASSRVVVDNQEGYWYQVAYDGLQGYVFGGYLRFFSSKEAAEEAVRSPEF is encoded by the coding sequence ATGCGTAGATATTTTTTGACGCTTTTGTATATATCTGTTTTTGTGTTCGGAATTTTTCTTGGTTCCTGTAGCCGCAGCGAAGAGCCTATGCCGAATCTGAAATTACCGCCGACTCCCATTCTGGAAAGTCGGGCTCGTTATGCGGTAATCATCTCCAGTCATCTTAGACTCCGAAGTGGACCAAGTATCGAAAGCAAGGTAAAAGAGACATTATGGAAGGGCTCTGTGATGGAGGTTGTGGGAAAGGCCTCTTCCCGGGTCGTTGTGGACAATCAGGAAGGGTATTGGTATCAGGTTGCCTACGACGGGCTCCAGGGCTACGTTTTTGGCGGCTATCTTCGTTTTTTCAGTAGCAAGGAAGCTGCCGAGGAAGCTGTCAGAAGTCCGGAGTTTTAA
- a CDS encoding TrkA C-terminal domain-containing protein, which translates to MIALLSFFVILLLSLSIVRIAAIMLQLTGLSADAARFQARSAFTGTGFTTRESEMIIGHPVRRRIIMGLMLIGNLGLVTFISSLVFTFLRARSALEMASTGAILIGGLLLLFFVSKSKILDSLLSKIITRLLRRWTKLHTTDYDGLLNLSGDYEVIKSLIGPNSWCTERSLAELQLSDEGVLVLGIYRQDGYFIGSPKGSTFIYDGDELILYGRDERIRALTDRKAGEKGDTEHREAVDDQNRIEGKRPAPLPNSSRKGFRGFFRKRE; encoded by the coding sequence ATGATTGCGCTACTTTCTTTCTTCGTTATTCTCTTATTATCGCTTTCGATCGTGCGGATTGCAGCAATCATGCTTCAGCTTACAGGTCTTTCTGCAGATGCGGCACGATTTCAGGCCCGTTCCGCCTTTACCGGTACAGGATTCACCACACGCGAATCGGAAATGATCATTGGCCATCCTGTAAGGCGAAGGATCATCATGGGACTCATGCTCATTGGTAATCTCGGACTTGTGACCTTTATTTCGTCTCTTGTTTTTACTTTTTTAAGGGCTCGATCCGCCCTTGAAATGGCAAGCACAGGGGCTATACTCATAGGAGGGCTCCTGCTTCTCTTTTTCGTAAGCAAAAGCAAAATTCTTGATTCGCTTTTGAGTAAGATAATCACTCGATTACTCAGGCGTTGGACAAAACTTCATACGACGGATTATGATGGTTTGTTGAACCTTTCCGGCGATTATGAGGTGATAAAATCTCTTATAGGCCCTAACAGCTGGTGTACGGAAAGAAGTCTTGCAGAACTTCAGTTGAGCGATGAAGGGGTCCTGGTACTTGGAATATACCGGCAGGACGGTTATTTCATAGGCTCGCCAAAGGGCTCGACCTTTATCTACGATGGAGACGAATTGATTCTCTACGGTCGAGACGAACGGATTCGTGCTCTTACAGACAGGAAAGCGGGAGAAAAAGGCGATACGGAACATCGTGAAGCCGTAGATGACCAAAATAGGATTGAAGGGAAGCGACCGGCGCCCCTTCCTAACTCCTCGAGAAAGGGGTTCCGAGGTTTTTTCAGGAAACGAGAGTAG